A stretch of Trueperaceae bacterium DNA encodes these proteins:
- a CDS encoding metallopeptidase family protein → MTYRQFRASVARMTAEIPDAFLRDLQGVHALEEERLEEGYDDVWRMGEYLDPGPDDFLGGDAGLGRHVALYWGSFRAIADADPEFDWEAEIWETLTHELQHHVESLAGDGRLIEQDLLDAQAFAERGAPDGDAEDAEEAEDAGRPAGRPWWRRWWGGPGA, encoded by the coding sequence GTGACGTACCGACAGTTCCGCGCGAGCGTCGCGCGCATGACCGCCGAGATCCCCGACGCGTTCCTTCGGGACCTGCAGGGGGTGCACGCCCTCGAGGAGGAGCGGCTCGAGGAGGGCTACGACGACGTCTGGCGCATGGGGGAGTACCTCGATCCCGGGCCCGACGACTTCCTGGGGGGCGACGCGGGGCTCGGACGCCACGTGGCGCTCTACTGGGGGAGCTTCCGCGCGATCGCGGACGCCGACCCGGAGTTCGATTGGGAGGCGGAGATCTGGGAGACGTTGACCCACGAACTCCAGCACCACGTCGAGTCGTTGGCGGGCGACGGGCGCCTGATCGAGCAGGACCTGCTCGACGCGCAGGCGTTCGCGGAGCGCGGCGCGCCCGACGGCGACGCCGAGGACGCCGAGGAGGCCGAGGACGCGGGACGCCCGGCGGGCCGGCCGTGGTGGCGGCGGTGGTGGGGCGGGCCGGGGGCGTGA
- a CDS encoding CYTH domain-containing protein: MKTERERKYLRPAGDPPDRAALTEAWAPWGLEVGDAVHLEHRDRYYDDPRLSLQRAGFALRRRTGEGRVVATLKTLGTVQGAEHVRGELEVVLDADAPQGWPTGIADAVGTVTDPGALHVVMALDVVRTDRPVLRGGVRVATLSFDTVAARKPGQDRRVAWSEVELEWVEDVADDASEALAGGAGALAAAFGWTASDRTKLERAHA, translated from the coding sequence GTGAAGACCGAGCGCGAACGCAAGTACCTGCGTCCCGCGGGCGACCCGCCCGACCGCGCCGCGCTCACGGAAGCGTGGGCGCCGTGGGGCCTCGAGGTGGGGGACGCGGTGCACCTCGAGCATCGCGACCGGTACTACGACGACCCGCGGCTGTCGCTGCAGCGCGCCGGCTTCGCGCTGCGTCGGCGGACCGGGGAGGGGCGGGTCGTCGCGACCCTGAAGACGCTGGGGACGGTCCAGGGCGCAGAGCACGTCCGCGGGGAGCTCGAGGTGGTCCTGGACGCGGACGCGCCGCAGGGCTGGCCGACCGGGATCGCCGACGCCGTGGGCACCGTCACCGATCCCGGGGCGTTGCACGTCGTGATGGCGTTGGACGTCGTGCGCACCGACCGGCCGGTCCTGCGCGGCGGCGTGCGGGTGGCGACGCTGTCGTTCGACACGGTGGCGGCCCGCAAGCCGGGGCAGGACCGGCGGGTGGCGTGGAGCGAGGTCGAGCTCGAGTGGGTGGAGGACGTCGCCGACGACGCCTCCGAAGCGCTGGCCGGTGGGGCGGGGGCGCTGGCGGCGGCGTTCGGGTGGACGGCGTCGGACCGGACGAAGCTCGAGCGGGCGCACGC